From the genome of Brevinematales bacterium:
TTATTTAAGAAGTTGAATATATTTGACCGGGAGAAATGGGATTGTTTAAAAGGTGTTTAGTGTTTTTGATAAGGATGTATCAAAAATGGATATCCCCGATGAAAGCTCCAAGCTGCAGGTTTCATCCTACATGTTCCCAATACGCCGTAGAAGCTGTAACCAAATATGGTTGCATAAAGGGTGTATATCTGTCAGCAAAAAGGATTGCAAAAT
Proteins encoded in this window:
- the yidD gene encoding membrane protein insertion efficiency factor YidD is translated as MKAPSCRFHPTCSQYAVEAVTKYGCIKGVYLSAKRIAKCHPFHPGGYDPVK